The Lewinellaceae bacterium nucleotide sequence AGGAGTACCCCATGATTTGTTCAACTCACCACCGATTTGGTTGAATTTACCACCGATGTAAAGCTGCTCGTTAGCCAGGAAGCGGTAAACCACTTCAGCACCCATTTGAGTAACACTTCTCTTTGTATTGTCAAGGAATACATATTCTCCCTTATCATCTACAGACAAGTTATTTCCTGAAGCCATTTCGTAGATACCGAAGATTTCCAATCCTTTGAATTTGATGAAAGGATTAAATTGGATGGCCAAAATTTTGTTAGAGAATCCAGGGTTGAAACGGCCTGAGAAAGCCTTGGAAGTAAGGTCTGCTCCTGTAGCTTCCATTACGGCTCCAAAACGTGAACCAGATCTGTCCCCACCATAAAGGGTATTTCTACCGGAATTGGAGTTAGCTACCATTGAAGCAGACAGTCTGAATCTGAAGTCGCTTGAAAAAGCTTTGTCATAAGCTGCTTTCAGGTAAAGAGATGGTTTCTTTTGTTTACCATCATTATAAGCGTTAATATCACCTTTGATCAATCCTGCAGTCAAACCAGCCATTAAAGTGATTCCATCAACAGGGAACACATAAACTTCACCACCAATTTCAGTGGCAAAAGCATCCATGATGTAATTGCCAACGAATGGGTTGTAGATCGCATTACCGTTGTCAGTACGACGGAATTGCTGGTCACCATAGTTAGGCTGGAAGTGTCCGATTTTTACTCTGAAGTTTTTGTCAAACCAGTCAGAATTGTTGAACATAGGCAGTTTGTCGATCTGGATGTATCCACCTTTTACCCAAAATTCATTGTGGTGGTGTGAAGACATATAGTTTTCCAGACAAACGCGGATACCATCATCCAATTGAACGTCAAAGTTCAGGTTAGCAGTGGCAGTCGTAAAGCCAGGAGACAAGTCATACAATCCACCATCTACTCCTTCACCAGCTGCATTTAAGTGGCTCAAAGATTGGAATTGTTGAGTAAACGCACCACCGACTCTTACTTTTAATCCGTTGAATGGAGTCTCCATATCCTTGGCAGGTTCAAAAACATTGATTCCTGTTTGATCTGTAGGGCGCCAGTTTTGAATTTCCTGTGCAAAAATGCTTGTTGTAAATAACAGTGTAAATAAGCAAGCAATAAGTTTTACAATTGAAAATGATTTTTTCATGATTTATAAGTTTTAAATTTGTTCGTCTGAATCACTGTCTGTTTTTAATTTTTTTGATCCAAACTTAATTAACCTTGTTTAAAAAATAAGTCTTTGTCACATGGCTGAAAAGCAGCCGCCTAGTTCGTTTTTTTCTTTATTTTTAATTTTGCATCGGTATATGATTTTATTTCTCAATAATAGTGTTCGTTTATTCAACCTTTATTTCTGAACCAAAACGGTACGGAAATTAATGGTTACTTCGTCACCGGTGGTCATAGCTCCCATCATAGCGGTTGGAGGATCAATACCATAGGTAGTCATTTTTAATTTTTCAGAACCGGTGATTTCGTAGCTGCCGTCAGCCGTCTCTTTGGCTGCGATATCCAGACCAATAACCTTGGTAACGCCCGCGATGGTCAGGTATCCGTAAACTTTGGCCTTGAAACCATTTGAAGTTTTACTCACCTCTCCCAGACTTTTCATTTTAAATGTAATGGTAGGATGAGCATCTGTATTTAAGGCTTTGTAAATCTTTCCATCCATAATGGATCCCTTGGTACTCTTAAT carries:
- a CDS encoding YceI family protein; translated protein: MRYLISIFVLSSFLASFTLLSELKSVEYKVDSKSTLTIEGTSNVHEWIANANKVTGNASFSFSDDGMIKINNCEINIDAKSIKSTKGSIMDGKIYKALNTDAHPTITFKMKSLGEVSKTSNGFKAKVYGYLTIAGVTKVIGLDIAAKETADGSYEITGSEKLKMTTYGIDPPTAMMGAMTTGDEVTINFRTVLVQK